The Candidatus Gracilibacteria bacterium genome window below encodes:
- the tyrS gene encoding tyrosine--tRNA ligase produces the protein MSPFKNLLTKGVSRVIDEKNLIKRLESGKKLRIKLGIDPTAPIVHLGHAVTILKLREFQKLGHQIIVLIGDATAQVGDTSDKNAERPMLSREETRKNAERYLSLYGKILDLKDVEVYYNSEGLDKVNFCGVGELAKHFSVAEMLDRDNFSKRYKAGERISLQEFLYPLMQGYDSVLLHADVEIGGNDQYFNLLAGRTLQEAFGQEKQDIITMNLIMGTDGQKMSKTKGNFIPLDMTANDMFVKIMEIPDEQIIPYFESCTMTDMADIENIKKQLSQGEHPRTIKKKLAREIVGLYHSADLVDHAEEYFEATIAGGSRPQDTDILMYHYKTGEIPLVTLIREIGMVGNSTEARNAIIGGGVKVDEVVISDVKTTIVVSVDKKLIQVGKKKFGYVAE, from the coding sequence ATGTCTCCATTTAAAAATCTCCTCACAAAGTGAGTTTCTCGTGTTATCGATGAAAAAAATCTGATTAAGCGTCTTGAAAGCGGGAAAAAACTCCGCATCAAACTCGGTATTGATCCCACGGCACCCATCGTACACCTTGGCCATGCTGTGACTATTCTCAAGCTTCGTGAGTTCCAAAAACTCGGTCACCAAATCATTGTCCTTATCGGTGACGCGACAGCTCAGGTCGGCGATACATCAGACAAAAATGCCGAACGACCGATGTTGAGCCGTGAAGAAACACGAAAAAATGCAGAAAGATATCTTTCTCTGTATGGGAAAATTCTCGACCTCAAAGATGTCGAAGTATACTATAATAGCGAATGACTCGATAAGGTGAATTTTTGTGGAGTAGGGGAGCTGGCAAAGCATTTTTCAGTCGCTGAAATGCTTGACCGCGATAATTTCTCAAAACGATATAAAGCAGGAGAACGCATTAGCTTACAGGAGTTCTTATATCCATTGATGCAAGGATATGACAGCGTTCTTCTTCATGCAGATGTTGAAATTGGAGGCAATGACCAATACTTCAATCTGCTTGCTGGTCGTACTCTCCAGGAAGCGTTTTGACAAGAAAAACAAGATATTATCACGATGAATCTCATTATGTGAACTGATGGTCAGAAGATGAGTAAGACGAAAGGGAACTTCATCCCGCTCGATATGACAGCCAATGATATGTTTGTAAAGATTATGGAAATACCCGATGAGCAGATTATTCCGTATTTTGAGAGCTGTACTATGACCGATATGGCAGATATTGAGAATATCAAGAAACAACTTTCACAAGGTGAACATCCACGGACTATCAAGAAGAAACTCGCTCGAGAGATTGTAGGACTCTACCACTCGGCTGATTTAGTTGATCATGCAGAGGAATATTTCGAAGCGACGATTGCAGGATGATCTCGTCCACAAGATACAGATATCCTGATGTATCATTACAAAACTGGAGAAATTCCTCTGGTGACCCTTATTCGTGAAATAGGTATGGTAGGGAACTCGACAGAAGCACGAAATGCTATTATAGGTGGAGGCGTCAAGGTGGACGAAGTCGTTATCTCTGATGTAAAAACGACAATCGTTGTTTCTGTGGATAAAAAGCTGATTCAAGTGGGGAAGAAAAAGTTTGGATATGTAGCTGAATAA
- the efp gene encoding elongation factor P — protein sequence MDDVKVGKRILVDGQPYEVIKSEHLKVAMGKGMEKCMIINLLTGKTIPMTFHAVDKVEAADIQMRDADYQYFDGAAYHFMDIQNYESYFINADVIGDKKYFLVDGNKTTVMFWDGNPINVQIDPSVTLEIVDTPPGEKGNSASNNLKPATTNTGLQLKVPLFIGQGERVRVDSRTYEYLGRDNT from the coding sequence ATGGACGATGTAAAGGTCGGGAAGCGTATTCTCGTGGATGGACAACCCTATGAAGTGATCAAATCAGAGCATCTCAAGGTCGCAATGGGAAAGGGTATGGAAAAATGTATGATTATCAATCTTCTCACAGGTAAGACGATTCCTATGACATTTCATGCGGTGGATAAGGTCGAAGCTGCTGATATACAAATGCGAGATGCGGACTATCAGTATTTTGATGGTGCGGCATATCATTTTATGGATATACAAAACTATGAGAGTTATTTTATCAATGCTGATGTGATCGGGGATAAAAAATATTTTCTTGTCGATGGAAATAAAACGACGGTGATGTTCTGGGATGGCAACCCTATCAATGTACAGATTGATCCTTCTGTGACACTGGAAATCGTAGATACTCCACCAGGAGAAAAAGGTAATTCTGCATCCAATAATCTCAAACCTGCTACGACCAATACTGGACTCCAGCTCAAAGTGCCACTCTTTATCGGTCAAGGCGAAAGAGTGCGTGTGGATAGTAGGACGTATGAATATCTCGGGAGAGATAATACGTAA
- a CDS encoding ATP-dependent Clp protease proteolytic subunit, whose product MYKSTTLKKSSKKIGDTLIPTVIDKTPSGERVYDIYSRLLEDRVIFLGEAIDSHVANTVIAQLLFLEKQDSKAPITMYINTPGGHVTAGLAIYDTIQYIKPDVITVAIGMAASMGSIILAGGAKGKRYSLPHSEIMIHQPLGGAEGQATEIKIAAEHILKTGGILYRILSKHTGQPIEQVEKDCDRDNFMDAKQALKYGLIDKIINNEA is encoded by the coding sequence ATGTACAAATCTACTACACTCAAAAAATCATCAAAAAAGATTGGTGACACTCTTATCCCCACAGTTATCGATAAAACACCAAGTGGCGAGCGCGTCTATGATATCTACTCACGACTCCTCGAGGATCGCGTTATCTTCCTCGGTGAAGCTATCGATTCTCACGTAGCCAATACTGTTATCGCACAGCTCCTCTTCCTCGAAAAGCAGGATTCAAAAGCGCCCATCACGATGTATATCAATACTCCAGGAGGACATGTCACCGCTGGTCTCGCTATCTACGATACGATACAATATATCAAGCCTGATGTTATCACGGTCGCCATCGGTATGGCAGCCAGCATGGGGTCTATCATCCTCGCTGGAGGTGCAAAAGGAAAGCGATATTCCCTCCCTCATTCTGAGATTATGATTCATCAGCCACTTGGTGGTGCAGAGTGACAAGCAACAGAGATCAAGATTGCAGCCGAGCATATCCTGAAAACTGGAGGCATACTCTACCGAATCCTCTCAAAACACACTGGTCAACCCATAGAGCAAGTCGAGAAAGACTGTGATCGTGATAACTTTATGGATGCAAAACAGGCACTCAAATACGGTCTTATCGATAAAATCATCAATAACGAGGCATAA
- a CDS encoding type II secretion system protein, with product MIDNQFKNIKNAGFTLVEMMVVILIIGMLFALGSWGGLFSRRENARIEELAVNLIGLIDQEKTNTLLGKTEGGEIVRKRKIEISFGNNTINYIAKADLAKDDEGSYNITSYTKSWPLVGLGLNVFPCPYAPSLGSTLTIEFTGDTMQILEPTTLGGATPHLILQIGRNLVYREIHIDRRTGMTFERAGPTPIPACN from the coding sequence ATGATAGACAATCAATTTAAAAATATCAAAAATGCTGGTTTTACTCTTGTCGAAATGATGGTAGTCATTCTAATAATTGGTATGCTTTTCGCGCTCGGAAGCTGGTGAGGTCTCTTTTCCCGGAGAGAAAATGCACGAATAGAAGAACTCGCTGTCAATCTCATAGGCCTCATCGACCAAGAAAAAACAAATACTCTCCTCGGAAAAACTGAGTGAGGAGAAATAGTAAGAAAGAGAAAAATTGAAATAAGCTTTGGCAATAACACTATAAATTATATAGCAAAGGCGGACTTGGCAAAAGATGATGAAGGAAGTTACAATATAACCTCCTACACAAAATCCTGGCCCCTTGTAGGATTAGGACTAAATGTATTTCCTTGCCCGTATGCGCCATCTCTCGGATCCACACTCACCATCGAATTTACTTGAGATACTATGCAAATTTTAGAACCAACTACCTTAGGTGGTGCCACGCCGCACCTTATCCTCCAAATCGGTCGTAATCTTGTCTACCGAGAAATCCATATTGATAGAAGAACGGGGATGACCTTTGAAAGAGCTGGACCTACTCCTATTCCTGCTTGCAACTAA
- the atpD gene encoding F0F1 ATP synthase subunit beta, which produces MHTGKIKSIIGVVIDVEFSDGYIPNIYDALEVQDENRIILEVQQQLGDGVVRTIAMNPVDGLQRGTDVKALESPIMVPVGEGTLGRMFNVLGLPIDEKPAPHTEKKLPIHRAAPAYEELTTQAEIFETGVKVIDLVAPMLKGGKVGLFGGAGVGKTVIMQELIHNIASEHGGYSVVAGVGERTREGNDLYHEMNDSGVIDKTVMVFGQMNEAPGPRARVALTGLAMAEYFRDEEHRDVLLFIDNIFRFTQAGSEISALLGRIPSAVGYQPTLATEMGTLQERIASTKNGSITSVQAVYVPADDLTDPAPANTFAHLDSTVVLNRSIAELGIYPAVDPLDSTSTVLTPRVVGEDHYDTARAAQRILQRYKELQDIIAILGMDELSEDDKLAVSRARKIQRFFSQPFFVAEQFTGTPGVYVKREDTVKGFAMIVAGELDHIPEKYFLYKGSIEQVIKDFEESRKEVK; this is translated from the coding sequence ATGCATACAGGCAAGATCAAATCCATCATCGGTGTCGTGATCGATGTAGAATTCTCAGATGGTTATATCCCAAATATCTATGACGCGCTCGAAGTACAGGATGAAAACCGGATTATCCTCGAAGTCCAACAACAGCTCGGAGATGGTGTCGTACGAACTATTGCTATGAACCCCGTGGACGGTCTCCAGAGAGGAACAGATGTCAAAGCTCTTGAGTCCCCTATTATGGTACCTGTTGGTGAAGGTACACTTGGGCGAATGTTTAACGTCCTCGGCCTCCCTATTGATGAAAAGCCAGCTCCACATACTGAAAAGAAGCTCCCTATCCACCGTGCAGCTCCAGCATACGAAGAACTCACAACACAAGCAGAGATTTTTGAAACAGGGGTTAAAGTTATTGACCTCGTCGCTCCTATGCTCAAAGGAGGAAAGGTAGGACTTTTCTGAGGAGCATGAGTCGGTAAGACCGTTATTATGCAAGAATTGATCCACAATATCGCGTCAGAACACGGAGGATACTCTGTTGTGGCGGGTGTTGGAGAGCGAACTCGCGAAGGAAATGACCTCTACCACGAAATGAATGATTCAGGTGTTATCGATAAAACCGTGATGGTCTTCGGACAAATGAATGAGGCACCTGGTCCTCGTGCTCGTGTAGCTCTGACGGGTCTCGCAATGGCTGAATACTTCCGTGATGAAGAGCATCGTGATGTCCTTCTCTTTATTGATAATATTTTCCGATTTACACAAGCTGGTTCTGAGATTTCTGCCCTTCTCGGTCGTATCCCTTCAGCAGTAGGGTACCAACCAACCCTTGCAACAGAGATGGGTACTCTCCAAGAACGAATCGCTTCAACAAAAAATGGTTCTATCACGTCTGTACAAGCAGTATATGTACCAGCCGATGACCTCACAGATCCTGCTCCTGCAAACACCTTTGCTCACCTCGACTCAACTGTCGTTTTGAACCGTAGTATTGCCGAGCTCGGTATCTACCCTGCTGTAGACCCTCTCGACTCTACTTCTACCGTCCTCACGCCTCGTGTCGTCGGTGAAGATCATTATGATACTGCTCGTGCTGCTCAGAGAATCCTCCAGAGATACAAAGAACTCCAAGATATCATCGCCATCCTCGGTATGGATGAGCTCTCAGAAGATGATAAACTCGCTGTTTCTCGAGCTCGTAAGATTCAGAGATTCTTCTCACAGCCATTCTTCGTCGCAGAACAATTCACTGGTACGCCAGGTGTCTATGTAAAACGTGAAGATACAGTCAAAGGATTTGCTATGATCGTCGCTGGTGAACTCGACCATATCCCTGAAAAATACTTCCTCTACAAAGGGTCTATCGAACAAGTAATTAAGGATTTTGAGGAAAGTAGAAAAGAAGTTAAATAA
- a CDS encoding PilT/PilU family type 4a pilus ATPase: MEYTQTSIGHKEGVLIITGIGILDDKTSPPIFAEILKYTHEAPQIVICDLTKTEGVKTAFLNGLLVVQKYLEKSGGDIVIVRGDAGDVLEITGISKKVQTFDTLENALSYCRKHFPHVIDFVLTQKNKNDISTVLADVKSEEKWSFFMDEAKTIPNVNKILEYSIVTNASDIHLHTGKHITYRVEGILIPLTEEPVLTEKHIDDIKNVFLSVHPKIKNDLETQHDADFGYISEKNQVSFRVNGFWSLGKLGFSLRRIEKKAKNCEDLGLPKSIEKFIHAKQGLVLITGPTGSGKSTTLVAMLEEINNLRGDNIITIEDPIEFIFTDKKSNFSQREVGRDTHSFSTAIRAAMREDPDIVVIGEMRDAETVESALNLAETGHLVFSTLHTSGSVQTISRIIQFFTAEQQRQIYGRLADSLLGVLSQRLLMRRDGTRKRIAIFELMLLNPGIKNLIRSGDMGQMTNAIENGRAEGMIPMYLHAQELEKRGIIQKEDYEGFFTNQDI, translated from the coding sequence ATGGAATACACTCAAACAAGTATTTGACACAAAGAAGGTGTCCTGATCATTACAGGGATTGGAATTTTAGATGACAAGACGTCTCCTCCTATTTTTGCTGAGATTTTAAAATACACCCATGAAGCCCCTCAAATTGTCATTTGTGACCTCACAAAGACAGAGTGAGTGAAAACTGCTTTTTTGAATGGACTACTCGTGGTGCAAAAATATTTGGAAAAATCTGGCTGAGATATCGTGATTGTACGAGGAGACGCAGGCGACGTATTAGAAATAACTGGTATTTCCAAAAAAGTACAAACATTTGATACGCTCGAAAATGCGCTTTCATATTGTAGAAAACACTTTCCGCATGTCATCGATTTCGTGTTGACACAAAAAAACAAAAATGATATCTCTACTGTCTTGGCAGACGTAAAAAGTGAAGAAAAGTGGTCGTTTTTTATGGATGAAGCAAAAACAATACCAAATGTCAATAAAATACTTGAGTATTCTATTGTGACAAATGCTTCTGACATCCACCTACACACAGGAAAGCATATTACCTATCGAGTCGAGGGTATTCTCATACCACTCACCGAAGAACCAGTGTTGACAGAAAAACATATCGACGATATCAAAAATGTATTTTTAAGTGTTCACCCAAAAATAAAGAATGATCTGGAAACTCAACATGATGCGGATTTTTGATACATTTCGGAAAAAAACCAGGTTTCATTTCGTGTGAATGGTTTTTGGTCACTTGGAAAACTGGGTTTTTCTCTCAGAAGAATCGAAAAAAAGGCAAAAAACTGTGAAGATCTATGACTGCCGAAAAGTATCGAAAAATTTATACATGCTAAGCAATGACTTGTACTGATTACAGGTCCCACTGGATCAGGTAAATCAACAACACTTGTCGCCATGCTTGAGGAAATAAATAATTTACGTTGAGATAATATTATCACCATCGAAGACCCCATAGAATTTATCTTTACGGATAAAAAATCAAACTTCTCTCAGAGAGAAGTGGGGAGAGATACCCATTCATTTTCTACAGCTATCCGAGCTGCTATGCGAGAAGATCCGGATATTGTCGTCATAGGAGAAATGCGCGATGCAGAAACAGTAGAGTCAGCTCTCAACCTGGCAGAAACTGGTCATCTCGTATTTTCCACGCTCCACACATCATGAAGTGTACAGACTATTAGTCGTATTATACAATTTTTTACTGCAGAACAGCAAAGGCAGATATACTGACGTCTCGCGGATAGTCTTCTCGGAGTCCTCTCTCAACGTCTCCTGATGCGAAGAGATGGAACAAGAAAACGTATCGCAATATTTGAATTGATGCTCCTGAATCCAGGTATAAAAAATCTCATACGATCCGGAGATATGTGACAAATGACCAATGCTATCGAAAATGGTCGTGCAGAAGGTATGATACCTATGTACCTCCATGCACAAGAATTAGAGAAAAGGGGCATTATTCAAAAAGAAGATTATGAATGATTTTTTACCAACCAAGATATCTAA
- the dnaJ gene encoding molecular chaperone DnaJ produces MSKDYYSVLGIERNASAEDIKKAYRKKAMDHHPDRHGGDAEKEQEFKTINEAYAVLSDSSKKTRYDQFGSADGGGGFGGMGGFDFGDINVEDIFSSVFGNMGGFGRQQQTRRDESGEDIQYDLKITFAESFSGIKKDISFDRMTNCETCDGHGTKDGKEPKTCTQCRGSGYVTKATRSIFGMMQQTVICVECHGEGSIIEHPCSECHGKRRIKKKVSQIVEIPAGIDDGMTIRMNNEGHAGKHNNGDLYIVCHVEQSQDGLLRRGNDLHSTVKISPAEAVLGVNKKVRFPLLGEREIRIAAGTQHGKKIQLTSEGMPIIGKKGHGDLIITLVILIPEKISKAEKILYESIKKAEK; encoded by the coding sequence ATGAGTAAAGACTATTATTCCGTCCTCTGAATCGAACGAAATGCCTCCGCTGAAGATATAAAAAAAGCGTATCGAAAAAAAGCAATGGATCACCACCCAGATAGACATGGTGGCGATGCTGAGAAAGAACAAGAATTCAAAACAATCAATGAAGCGTATGCTGTTCTCTCGGATTCCAGCAAAAAAACTCGTTATGACCAATTTGGCTCTGCTGATGGAGGTGGATGATTTGGTGGAATGGGTGGATTTGATTTTGGCGATATCAATGTTGAGGATATTTTTTCATCCGTTTTTGGAAATATGGGATGATTTGGTCGTCAGCAACAAACCAGAAGGGATGAAAGTGGGGAGGATATACAATATGACCTAAAAATCACATTTGCTGAGAGTTTTTCTGGAATAAAAAAAGATATTTCTTTCGATCGTATGACCAATTGTGAAACCTGTGATGGTCACGGAACAAAAGACGGAAAAGAGCCAAAAACCTGTACTCAGTGCCGATGATCTGGTTATGTAACAAAAGCAACTAGAAGCATCTTTGGTATGATGCAACAAACAGTTATTTGTGTGGAATGTCATGGGGAATGAAGTATTATCGAGCATCCATGCTCAGAATGCCACGGAAAACGTCGTATCAAGAAAAAAGTATCACAAATAGTCGAGATACCAGCTGGTATCGATGATGGTATGACTATTCGAATGAACAATGAGGGGCACGCAGGAAAACATAATAATGGTGATCTCTATATAGTTTGTCATGTCGAACAGTCACAAGATGGTCTCTTGCGACGGGGCAATGATCTCCATAGTACTGTGAAAATAAGCCCAGCAGAAGCGGTTTTATGAGTCAATAAAAAGGTCCGCTTCCCTCTTCTCGGAGAACGAGAAATCAGAATAGCGGCTGGTACCCAGCATGGGAAAAAAATACAACTCACGAGCGAATGAATGCCTATAATTGGAAAAAAATGACATGGAGATCTCATTATCACTCTCGTAATACTCATTCCCGAAAAAATCTCAAAAGCTGAAAAAATCCTCTACGAAAGCATCAAAAAAGCAGAAAAGTAA
- a CDS encoding DUF5684 domain-containing protein, whose product MEPSIFNAFSIIGIMIGGGLLFIGGIAMYISMCYGLHLLVKKYEPTLHPAWSWIPVANVYPLVKISEQPLWMIAVLLLGSFVPVIGGIVVLIGLIFVYNGLSKRTKRGTGTTLLLIFFSAIMIPWLGLTVNGRKTTLAWVLGIIAIVAMGIGGIAMTAGTVAQVANPDNSQFIDDVKGAVKETVNNPEFQKIMQESQQ is encoded by the coding sequence ATGGAACCAAGTATTTTTAACGCTTTCTCAATTATCGGGATAATGATCGGAGGAGGGCTGCTCTTCATCGGCGGAATAGCTATGTATATTTCGATGTGTTATGGCCTTCATCTCTTGGTAAAAAAGTATGAGCCAACACTTCATCCTGCATGGTCATGGATACCAGTAGCAAACGTCTACCCTCTCGTAAAGATTTCCGAGCAACCGCTCTGGATGATTGCTGTACTACTCCTTGGATCATTTGTGCCAGTTATAGGAGGTATAGTAGTGCTCATAGGGCTTATTTTTGTTTATAATGGTCTCTCAAAAAGAACTAAAAGAGGAACTGGGACTACCCTACTTCTCATATTCTTCTCTGCTATTATGATTCCATGGCTTGGATTGACCGTCAATGGTCGTAAAACCACCCTTGCATGGGTACTAGGCATTATCGCTATCGTGGCTATGGGTATCGGAGGTATAGCTATGACGGCTGGGACTGTGGCTCAGGTCGCAAATCCAGACAATTCTCAATTCATCGATGATGTAAAAGGAGCAGTGAAAGAAACTGTGAATAATCCAGAATTTCAAAAAATAATGCAGGAATCACAACAATAA
- the tig gene encoding trigger factor has product MQATSKKVGPNIFEITIKESGAEMEKYKKEAVQAISSERQFAGFRKGDEVPFDVVAREVGDERLMQEALNQALRVLYPKALKKLEITPVDMGEIKDMTSFSPLDVVLTVEVAPEVELDIKKIEKIKIEVAPVAVPDEELQKELDEIIARSTHYHPRGAHHGHTHDENGEVSETDLAIQMGDKVMVNAVGYDKKGGTTDDRMKLNDFEITIGAKMMIPGFEEALVGAKEGDVVEFEVNFPKDYHSEDFAGKSAFFVTTILSVQYPHTPEWNEELIERVWGKKLSFSDFKTEYREAMLTDRAEKARTEAEEKLTQELIAINPVAVGPKMVEREVENLWIHHNREIEKQGMDVKTYLEHLKTSEDVFKKEHIEPVALKRVQAMLIMEALKKHYAPEIADDVVVAEIRKVFARYAHNADFETRVLELAKPGTEHFNDVKNRLEYRAVIDRFLK; this is encoded by the coding sequence ATGCAGGCAACAAGTAAAAAAGTGGGTCCAAATATTTTTGAGATCACTATCAAGGAAAGTGGTGCAGAGATGGAAAAGTATAAAAAAGAAGCTGTGCAAGCCATCTCATCAGAGAGACAATTCGCTGGTTTCCGCAAAGGAGACGAAGTGCCTTTTGACGTCGTAGCACGAGAAGTAGGGGATGAGCGATTGATGCAAGAAGCACTCAATCAAGCTCTGCGAGTGCTCTATCCGAAAGCACTGAAAAAGCTCGAAATTACCCCAGTTGATATGGGAGAAATCAAGGATATGACGTCTTTTTCTCCGCTCGATGTCGTCCTGACTGTCGAAGTCGCTCCAGAAGTGGAGCTCGATATCAAAAAAATAGAAAAAATCAAAATAGAGGTAGCTCCTGTCGCTGTTCCTGATGAAGAATTGCAAAAGGAACTCGATGAAATCATCGCACGAAGTACGCACTATCATCCTCGTGGGGCACACCATGGGCATACACATGATGAAAATGGAGAAGTCTCTGAGACTGACCTTGCGATTCAAATGGGTGATAAAGTGATGGTAAATGCTGTCGGATATGATAAAAAAGGTGGAACAACTGATGATCGTATGAAACTCAATGATTTTGAGATCACTATCGGAGCGAAAATGATGATTCCTGGCTTCGAAGAGGCACTTGTGGGTGCAAAAGAAGGTGATGTGGTAGAATTTGAGGTGAATTTTCCAAAGGACTACCACAGCGAAGATTTTGCTGGAAAGAGTGCATTCTTTGTGACCACAATTCTCTCTGTCCAATATCCGCATACACCAGAATGGAATGAAGAACTTATCGAGCGAGTATGGGGCAAAAAGCTCTCATTCTCAGATTTTAAGACAGAATATCGTGAAGCGATGCTGACTGATAGAGCTGAAAAGGCACGAACTGAAGCAGAAGAAAAACTCACACAAGAACTTATTGCTATCAATCCCGTCGCAGTAGGCCCAAAAATGGTCGAGCGAGAAGTCGAAAATCTCTGGATTCACCATAATCGTGAGATAGAGAAACAGGGGATGGATGTGAAGACGTATTTAGAGCATTTAAAAACCTCAGAAGATGTATTTAAAAAAGAACATATCGAACCAGTTGCTCTCAAGCGTGTCCAGGCAATGCTCATCATGGAAGCTCTCAAGAAACACTATGCTCCTGAGATTGCTGACGATGTTGTCGTGGCTGAAATCCGAAAGGTATTTGCTCGGTACGCTCACAATGCTGATTTTGAGACCCGTGTCCTCGAGCTCGCAAAGCCAGGAACTGAACATTTCAATGATGTAAAAAACCGCCTCGAGTACCGAGCTGTTATTGATCGATTTTTGAAGTAA
- the atpC gene encoding ATP synthase F1 subunit epsilon encodes MLFSLISTTRKVLDTIEIDSVTIPTIQGEIQVLPHHLPVLGVTKPGILKVVKAGTKEPETYALGSGIYEVDAEGIRIIADMVAKDSEINHEDIQKKKEEAKQFMTQAQKDGLHNTAEYLAAEENYLKQTALEQLAKKN; translated from the coding sequence ATGCTCTTCTCTCTTATCTCCACCACCCGAAAAGTTCTCGACACCATCGAGATTGATTCTGTCACTATTCCTACCATACAAGGAGAAATACAGGTACTCCCCCACCATCTCCCTGTCCTCGGAGTCACAAAACCCGGTATTCTTAAAGTCGTAAAAGCTGGCACGAAAGAACCAGAAACATATGCTCTCGGATCTGGCATCTATGAAGTCGATGCTGAGGGGATACGAATTATCGCTGATATGGTAGCCAAAGATTCTGAAATAAATCATGAAGACATCCAAAAGAAAAAGGAAGAAGCAAAACAGTTTATGACACAAGCGCAAAAAGACTGACTACACAATACAGCAGAATACCTCGCCGCAGAAGAAAACTATCTCAAACAGACCGCTCTCGAACAACTCGCAAAGAAAAATTAA